The Penaeus vannamei isolate JL-2024 chromosome 13, ASM4276789v1, whole genome shotgun sequence genome window below encodes:
- the LOC113824512 gene encoding uncharacterized protein, whose protein sequence is MAGTSMKTAKRRLGIGRNQMYAIKKPDGEVRYNKNAIIRIVEDFYRDLYNSNEQPRIEANAPGYQAGFRSGFSTTDHIHTFTQIRENINEYREPLCMAFIDYEKAFDSVQIPAVLEDVRRRVVEKVYCKILQDIYRGEAATIKIHMEAYKILI, encoded by the exons ATggcaggtaccagcatgaaaacagctaaaaggagactcggaatagggagaaatcaaatgtatgcaataaagaaaccagacggagaagtaagaTACAATAAGAATGCAATCATAAgaatagtggaagacttttacagggatctatacaactcaaatgaacagccacggatagaagcaaacgcg cctggATATCAGGCtggcttccgcagtggattctcaacaacagaccacatccacacgttCACCCAAATAAGGGAAAACATAAACGAATATAGGGAACccttgtgtatggcattcatcgattatgaaaaggcatttgactcagtACAAATACCTGCAGTTTTGGAAGATGTTCGAAGACGGGTAGTAGagaaggtatattgtaaaatattgcaAGATATATACAGAGGTGAAGCAGCAACCATCAAGATCCACATGGAAGCCTACAAAATACTAATTTAA